GCCGGGCAGGTCGATGCACACGAGCGGGCGCCCGAGGGCGAGCGCGACGGTGTCCCATGTGTGGGCGTTCTGGGCGCCGCCGTGGAGCAACACCAGCTCCGGTGGGTCGTCGCCCCACACCAGCGCACTCAGGTGCCGGCCGTCGTCGAACTCGACGTTCTCCCGGCGCACCGTCGGCGGACCCGGATACGGAATGCCGTACTCGGACGCGTTCTCGTGGAACAGCCCGAACTCGTCGTAGTCAACCTTCTCGACAGCCATCAGCCGACCTTAGAACGCACTGTCCCTAAAGAGCACTGTCCCGCGGGTCCCAGAACTGGCGGGCCTTGTCACCGAGCCGGTTGAGCGCATACACGGTGACGAACATCACCGCCGACGGAATGAACACCAGGTGTGGCGAGGTCCGCAGCTCTCCCTGGCCGGCCGAGATCATGTTGCCCCAGGTGGGCGTGGGCCGCGAGATGCCGACGCCCAGGAAGCTGAGCGATGCCTCGGCGACGATCAGCACCGCCACGATGATGAACGAGTACGACAGCAGGGGGCGCAACACGTTGGGCACCAGCTCACGCAGGATGATCCTCGTGTGCCCGGCCCCCAGGGTGCGGGCCGCCACGACGAACTCGCGGTGCACGAGCGTGAGCGTGTTCGCCCGGGCCAGCCGGGTATAGGTGGGGATACCGAGCAACGCCAGGGCCAGGGCGATGCTCAACACGCTGGGCTCGATCGCAGTGACCAGCGCGAGCAGGAGGATCAGCGGCGGAAAGGCGAGCGTCGAGTCGGTGAGCACACCGATGATCGAGTCCAGTCGACCGCCGAAGTAGCCGGCTGCGATGCCGATCAGGCCACCGAGGACGGTGCCGACCAGTACCGCGATCAGGCTCACCTGGAGCGAGACGCGGGCGCCGTAGATCACGCCGCCGAGGATGTCGAGGGCCTGCGAGTCGGTGCCGAACGGGTGGGCCGACAGCAGGTCGGGCGTGGCCCGGCTGGGGTCGGTGAGGGTCAGCGAGCTGTCGTAGGACTCGCTCAACGGCAGGAAGTCGGCGAACACCGCCGCACCGACGAGCAT
The sequence above is a segment of the Acidimicrobiales bacterium genome. Coding sequences within it:
- a CDS encoding ABC transporter permease; this encodes MPVEPVPAETRATTTTRSAGAAAAWIAVLFVGAVMVAVGMAIEFPMAARVIGGLVGVFVMYTGLDRALRHWMGRPVETDLWLALAWVVMLVGAAVFADFLPLSESYDSSLTLTDPSRATPDLLSAHPFGTDSQALDILGGVIYGARVSLQVSLIAVLVGTVLGGLIGIAAGYFGGRLDSIIGVLTDSTLAFPPLILLLALVTAIEPSVLSIALALALLGIPTYTRLARANTLTLVHREFVVAARTLGAGHTRIILRELVPNVLRPLLSYSFIIVAVLIVAEASLSFLGVGISRPTPTWGNMISAGQGELRTSPHLVFIPSAVMFVTVYALNRLGDKARQFWDPRDSAL